The genomic segment CTCGTCGCAACTTCCGGGCGCCTGGCAAGCAATACGACGACACCGACCGCTGTGTTCCGCAGGATCCGATCCAGGGCTTCGACATCGACATCTATCGGACGTTCTACAAGGACGGCAAGAAGGTGAAGTCGGAGACGGACACCGCGCACTACCAGGCGGCCGACACCGTCATCTGCGGCAAGAAACCCCCGGCTTAGACCGCGACGTTCAGCGCGATCGTGTAGCCCTTGTCGACCGAGCCGGTCGCGGTGGCGAGCTGCAATGAGTAGCCGTCGCTGAAGACCATGTCACTGTCGAGCGACGTGCCGGCGAGGTTGGACACGCTCTGCTCGTAGCCGCTGGTCGCGTAGACCTTCTTGCACACGTCCTCGGGCAGAGCGATCTGAGACGTACGCAGCTTGCCGCTCGCCGATGTTGCCTTGGCGAGGCTCGGGTAGACCTCGAAGTGGATGTGGGGCCAGCGACCTTGATAGGCCGCGGGGAAGATGCTCTTGAAGACGACCTTGCCGCTGTCGTCCGCTGCCTGCACTCCTCGCAGGTAGTTCTCGTCGGCGATCTCGGAGTCGTACATCGAGTAGCGACCCTCGCGGTCGCAGTGCCACGCATAGACGGCAGCGCCCGCGTACGGGGTCACCTTGCTCCCGGACATGTCGAAGATTGTCATCTCGATGTTCATCGGCACGCCTTCGGCGGCAGTGCTGGATGACCCGAAGCTCGTGCTGATGTCGCTGCGAACGATTCCGCTCTCGGTCAGCACGTTGACGCCGTTCGTTCCGTCCGCGGGGTAGGGGCCGCCCGTCTCCTCGGGCACCTCTGCCGTGACGGTGCCCGAGGAGCTCGTCGGCGTCGCTGAGGTTGACGACGACGTCGCTGTGCTTGATGAAGACGTGCTCGTGGGTGAGTCGCTCCCACCACACGCGGCGAGCGCTGCTGCAAGTCCGGCGCCGCTCAGTAGGCCGAGGGCCCGGCGTCGGTTGAGCAGTGTCGGCAGGTCGTGACCCAGGCCGAGATCGTGCTCTTCAGGTGTGTCGGTGTGGTGGTGGCTCATGGTCAACACCGTACGAACGCAGTCTGGGAGGCGCCAGTGCCGTCACTGTGAGGTTGCTGTGGATGGCTGCAGATAGATGTAGTCGTGGTGATCGACGAATCCGTATGGCTTGTAGAGCGCCAGCGCGGCCTCGTTCGTACGCATCGTCTGCAGGTAGGCCTTGTCGGCGCCGTGCTCGATCGCCCAGGCCAACGCAGTGTCGACTATGCGGGTGGCGAGGCCCTGACGGCGCGCATCGGGTTCGACCTCGACGCAGGCAATGCCGGCCCACTCGCCGGTGGCCACGACCCGACCGATTGCGACAGTCGGAGCTCCGATCGAGATGAACGCAACCTGCGCCGGACCTTCGAGGACCTCGCGGGCCGCAACCGGGTCGTTGACACGTCCGTAGTGGCTCAGCCATTCGTCGTCGACTGAGTCGGACGTGCGTGCCTCGGGATCGGCGGCGTACGCCGGATCGAGATCGGCGACCTGTACGACGGCGCCACCGAAGTAGCCCTCCATCGGCTCCCAACCCGCAGCCGCAAACGAATGCTCGTGCACTGATCCGACGACAACCTGAGCCAGAGCAGGTTGGTCACGTTGGGCGTAGAAGGCCTCGACCTCAGCGGTGGCATCGCCGAACGGCATCCCGGGCGAACCGTGGACCGCGACTGAGTTGGCTCGTCCCGTGAACCTGCCTGAGGCGCGGAGTTCCCACTCGCCCAACAACAACGATTCGATCGGTGGCCAGCCGCGGGACGTGATGCGCGTGAGCTCCTCGGCATCGATCGCAGCCGCTGATCGCCGCCGCAACGGTCGGTCGGGAACGGCCTTCCAGGTGACGATGTCCGTCAGCGCGACGATCGCCGTACGACCATCGCGGCGCTGGACTGTCACGGACTGCTCATCGACCGCGAGAACCCGCCCGACGACGTCGTTCAGCGCCGGGCCGCCGGATGGTCCGACGCCTCCGGCGAGATGTCGTACGACGACGCGTTGGCCGACTGTCGGAGCGTCTGAGGTCACTGGCCCAGCGTTTCATGTCCATGTATGGACCTGCTGCGCGGATATCTTGGCGGCCACGGGATAATGGACGAGAACCTTCGAAGGAGAACACCTCGTGACCTACGTGATCGCCCAGCCATGTGTGGACCTCAAGGACCTCGCATGCGTGGACGAATGTCCGGTGGACTGCATCTATGAGGGCAACCGCATGCTCTACATCCACCCCGACGAGTGCGTCGACTGTGGTGCGTGTGAGCCGGTGTGCCCCGTTGAGGCCATCTTCTACGAGGACGACACCCCGGCGGAGTGGAAGGACTACTACACCGCCAACGTCGACTTCTTTAACGACCTGGGCTCGCCCGGCGGTGCTGCCAAGCTCGGCAAGATCGACAAGGATCACCCGATCATCGAAGCGCTGCCGCCGCAGGAACACGACGAGTGACTCACGTGCGGCTCGGGGGAGTTTCCGCACGGTTTCCTGATTTTCCGTGGGACACGATCGCTGACGCCAAGGCGCTCGCCGAGTCCCATCCCGAAGGGCTGGTCGACCTCTCGATCGGCACCCCGGTCGACGACACCCCCGCGGTTGCGCAGGACGCCCTCAGGGCGGCCGCCAACTCACCTGGCTACCCGACGGTGTTTGGTCCTGAATCGCTGCGGCAGGCTGCCGTCGATTGGCTCGAGCGACGGTTTGAGGTCTCTGGCCTGAAGCCTTCGCAAGTCCTGCCGACGATGGGCTCGAAGGAGCTCATCGCCACGCTTCCCATCCAGCTTGGACTAGGTGCCGGTGATCTGGTGGTCGTCCCAGAGCTCGCCTACCCGACGTACGAGGTTGGTGCGCGGTTCGCTGGCTGCGATGTCATCGCAACGGACTCCACGGTTGCGGTCGGCCCCAAGGCGCCCGCGATCATTTTCATCAACTCGCCGGGCAACCCGAGCGGCAAGATCCTCGGCATCGATCACCTGCGCAAGGTCGTCGAGTGGGCTCGCGAGCGAGGCACGCTGGTCGTGTCTGACGAGTGCTATCTCGAGTTCGCTTGGGAAGACACCCCCTACTCGGTGCTTCATCCGTCGGTCTGCGGCGGATCGTTCGACGGCATCCTTGCTGTCCACTCGCTGTCCAAGCGTTCCAACCTTGCGGGCTACCGCGATGCCTTTGTCGCCGGCGATCAGGCGATCGTCACCGAGCTGCTCGAGGTGCGCAAGCACCTCGGCTCGATGGTGCCGACGCCGATCCAGGCAGCCATGGCTGCCGCTCTCGGCGACGACGAGCACGTCAAGATCCAACGCAAGGCCTACGCCATGCGTCGTTACGACCTGCGTACGGCGATCGAAGCCGCAGGCTTCACGGTCGAGCACTCCGAGGGTTCACTTTTCCTTTGGGTCACCCGAGGCGAGAACGGCCGCAAGACGATCGATTGGCTCGCCGAGCGCGGCATCCTCGGTGCCCCGGGCGACTTCTATGGCGCTGCTGGCGCCAACTACGTGCGCCTGTCCTTCATGGCCAAAGAAGAACGCATCGCCGCGGCCGTGAAGCGCCTCGCCAGCTAGTTGGTCGACACCCGCACGATGTCTGGGTCGGCGTCGTCGGTCTTGGTCCAGCCGAGATCGGAACGTTCAGCGTTCCACTGCTTCGTCTCGAACTTCACGGTCGTGATGCCCAAATGCGACGCATTGCCGACGAGATAGTGGGCGATGGCCCAGCCACGCGCCTTCACGTCTGCTGGTTTGCCTGTCAGCGGGAAGCGCGCATTGTCGCGGTCCTGACCTGATTCGATCTTGCCGAAAGCCCTCTGTACATCCTCGACGACAACCTGGGTGCTGCTGTTGCCTTGGGGGTTGATCTGGCAGGTGAAGGCCGCCGGGCTGTAGCCCCGGAGTGCCGATGCGAGAGCTCGAGCTTCGGGTTCGTGCTGTGCGTACGCGGTGGGGAATCCAGAGCGCTGGACCTTCTGCGCCGCCTCGGTGATGACCATCGACTCGTAGCCCTTGATCTTGGCGAGAGCGCTGTAGAACCGGCCGATCGCGTAGTGCGGATTCATGATCTGCTCGACGGTGCCCCAGCCCTGCGAGGGTCGCTGCTGGAACAGGCCTACTGAATCGCGATCGCCGTAGTCGATGTTGTGGATCTTCGACTCCTGGAATGCCGTAGCGATCGCAATCGTCGTGGCCCGCGGTGACAGCCCGCGTTCCTGGGCGATGGCCGCCATCAGGCTGGCCCAACGACCTTGCTCGAGATCGACCTGAGCGCGTACGTCGCCGACCTCCGCTACGCAGTATTCGCTGCGCAACGGCGCACGATCGCGCAGACCGGTGGCGACCAGGATGCCTGCGGCAACGAGGCCACATACAACAAGCCAGCGCAGCTTCATCGGCGGCTACTAGTTGGCGTGCAGGGCGGAGTTGAGCTCGATGCCCGTACGTTCACCGCGAGGCCGAGCCTCGATTGCACCAGTCTGGCTGTTGGTGAGGAAGAGGATGCCGTCCTGCCCCGACAGCTCGGCGGCCTTGACGGTCGAGCCGTCGGGCATCGTGACCTTGGAGCCGGCGGTGACATAGGTGCCGGCCGCGACGACACAGTCGTTGCCCAGCGAGATGCCGATGCCGGCGTTGGCGCCGATCAGCGAGTTCTCGCCGACGCTGATGACTTCCTTGCCGCCGCCTGACAGCGTGCCCATGATCGAGGCGCCACCACCGACGTCGGAGCCGTTGCCGACGGTGACACCGGCGGAGATGCGCCCTTCGACCATCGCCGTGCCGAGCGTGCCAGCGTTGAAGTTGACGAAGCCTTCGTGCATGACCGTGGTGCCCTCGGCGAGGTGAGCGCCGAGCCGTACGCGATCAGCGTCGCCGATGCGTACGCCGCTCGGTACGACGTAGTCGGTCATGCGGGGAAACTTGTCGACGCTGGTGACCTGAACGTGGAGGCCTGCAGCACGAGCACGTGCGCGGGTCGCCTCGAAGCCGTCGACAGCGCAGGGACCGATCGACGTCCAGACAACGTTGGTCAACGCACCGAACAGGCCATCGAGGTTCTGCCCGTGCGGCTTGACCAGACGGTGCGACAGCAGGTGCAGGCGGAGGTAGGCGTCATATGCGTCCGTCGGTGCTGCCTGGAGATCGGCGATCTCGGTCAGGACCACGGTCTTGACGACGTTGCGGATCTCATCCTTGCCAGCCAACGCAGTCAGCTCGGCCGGTTCGGTCAGGCCCTTCGGCGCTGTTCCGAGCTGAGGGGACGGGTACCAGACGTCGAGCACTGTGCCGTCGGGCGTCAGAGTGGCGACTCCGTAGGCGTATGCGTTGGCTGTGCTCATTGCTCCAATCTATCGGGGCGCCTGTGAGCACAGGATGAGGCTAGGTTGCTCCGCATGACTTCCGTCGTCCTTGTCGTCCTTCTGGTGACGTCGATGCTGGCAATCGGAGCCAACCTCACGACGGAATCGTTCGTGGAGCTGACGCAGCGACCAGCCTCGTTGGCCATCGCCGTCGTCGCGAATGTCGTGGCAGTTCCGGCAGTGGCCGCGATCGCCGTTTCGGTGATCGACTTCCCCGCACCAGTCGCTCTCGGGATCCTCGTGTCTGCCGCCGCCTCGGGCGGTAGCTCTGGCCCGCTGCTCGTACGTCATGCCGGCGGATCGCTCGCCTTGGCCGTCTCTCTTCAGGCGATGCTGGCGCTCCTTGCCCTTGCAGCGGTGCCGCTGTGGATGTTGGTCCTGTCGTCGGAATCGTCGTTCGACCTTGACCGGGCTGCGGCCTTGGTCGCCGGGCTGCTTGTCGCGCAGGTCGTACCGTTCGCGGTCGGGATGACCCTGCGCAGGCGGAACCCGGAAACTGCGGACCGCGTGCATGTCGTAGCCGGAAGAATCGCCGACCTGCTCCTGCTTGGGATCATCCTTTGGTTCGCGGTCACCACGCTGAGCCACATCGCAGATCTGCCGGCAGCGACGCTCCCCGTGATCGTGATGATCGTCGTTGTGACGCTGGCCGCGTACGGGCTGCCACAGCTTCAGGGATCAAGCGAGCGTGCCGCGGTGTCGATGATCACCGCGGTCCGCAATCTGACGCTCGCTCTGCTCGTGGTCAGCCTCAGCAAGTCACCTGATCTGGCAGTGACGACGGTGCTCACCTACGGCTTCGTCATGTACGTCGGTGCACTTCTTGCACTCGCGCCGATGCGTCGCGCCCGGGTTGGCTGACCCTCAATTCTTCGGCAGGCCGTCCTTGGTGCAGAGCTTGCCTATGTCAGCAGTGCGATCGGTCTTGATGTAATCGAACATCCTGGGTGCCCGCTCGGGATCCCACGTCACGGCGAAGTCACGCAGCGGGACGGTGCAGTTGAGGCCTTCGCCGCCCATGGCCGCCGACAGCGCAAGCGCGAACTTCGCCAGCGAGATCGGGCCAACGTTGTCGCCGATCTGCAGCGACCCAGAAGCGCCGCTCGCGACCCGCATGTAGCGGAACGGGTTGAGAACAGTCCACGGTGACTTGGCAGACTTGGCGATCGAGCCGAGCACCTCGCGCTGGCTCTGAACGCGCTGGATGTCCTGCGTCGCGTACGTGTGGCGGTTGCGGGAGTAGGCGAGCGCCGTCTTGCCATCGGCGGTCTGGCAGCCCTTCTTGACGTTGAGCCCGGAGTCCTTGTCCTTGAGATCGGTCTTGGGGCAGATCTCGACGCCACCCAGGGAGTCGACGACCTTGACCAGGCCGCCGAAGCCGACCTCGACGTAGTCGTCGACCCGGATGCCGGTGTTCTGCTCAATCGTGTGGACCAGCAGTGGAGCGCCGCCAAACGCGTACGCGGCGTTGATCTTGGTGCGGCCGTAGCCCTTGATGTCGACGAGCGAGTCGCGCGGCAGCGACATTAGCAGTGTCGGACCGCTTCCGGTGTGCAGCAGCATGATCGTGTCCGTACGACCTCGACCACCGCTGTCTCCACCGGTTGCGAGCTCCTTCTGCTCTGCCTTGGTGAGTCCGCGACGGCTGTCGGAACCGACGAGAAGGTATGTGGTGCCCGGCTGCTCCGGAGGGCGCGCACCGTTGGGCTCGGCGTCGACCTTGCCGATCTTGCCCCAGGCCCAGACAGGTACGGCGACCAGGAACACAATCCACGCAAGCAGGACGAAGCCGAAGATCTTGCGCCCGTTGCGCTTCTTCTTGGGCGGCGCCGGTGGACGCTCAGCGGGTTGGGCGCGGACCGACCCCGGTGGCGGCAGCTTGGGCGGCGGCAGGTCGGACGATGCCGGAGCAGCCTTGGGAGGGGTCGACTTCCCGTCGCCGTACAGCCATCCGTACTCACCCTCAGACCACTCACCTGGCATGCAAATGACCGTACCGGACTGCTCGACGTAGGAGCTCAATCCCGCTCGGAACTGCCTTCGAAATTGCTGAGACTTTCACGGCGCGCCTTCAACCACGACTTGAAGGTTGAGGGCAATACTGAGAACCGCCTCAGCTTCTTCCCCACGTGAGGACAACATGTCTGACGTTCGCTCGAGTGTGATGGGTGGCTCCTACGCCCGTCCGGCCGACACCTCGGCCCGCATCCAGTTTCGCCGTGCCCTGACACTGACGGCGATGACCCTCGTGATGCCGGGCTCCGCCCAGCTCGTGATGGGCAATCGCAAGGTCGGTCGCATCAGCGTCCGCATCTGGCTCTCGTTCCTCGCTTTCGGCGGGTTCCTTCTGCTGCTGTCGATGACGTCGCGTACGGGACTGTTCTCGCTGCTGACCAATCCGCGCCTGCTGACCTTGGGCCGGTACGTGCTGATGGCGGGTGCCATCGCCTGGGTCGCCTTGATCATCGATGCGTGGCGTCTCGGACGCCCGCTCGAAATGGCTCGCAACCATCGCCTCTGGATGACCGGACTCAACAGCGCGCTGTGCTTCGTCACCGCGGGCACCATGTTTTTCGCCGCACACCTCGTCGCCGTACAGAGCTCGTTCATCGGCACGGTGTTTGCCTCCGAGACGGTGTCGGAGCCCGAGGACGGTCGCTACAACGTGCTGCTTCTCGGCGGCGACTCCGGACCGGACCGAAGCGGCCTGCGCCCCGACTCGCTCACCGTCGCCAGCATCGACAAGGACACGGGTCGTACCGTCCTGATCGGTCTTCCCCGCAACTTGCAGGACATGCCGTTCCCCAAGGGTTCGGTCATGGCGAAGCAGTTCCCGAGCGGATTCAACGGTGAGGGCCAATACCTCAACGCGATCAACACCTGGGCCAACGACCACGCGGATCTGTTCGACACCAAGGACCCAGGCCTCGAGGCAACCATGGGTGCCGTCGAAGAGGCGACCGGGCTCAAGCTCAACTACTACGCGCTGGTCAACATGCACGGCTTCTCCAAGCTCGTCGATGCCGTGGGTGGCGTGACCATCAACGTCAAGGAGCGCACGGCAATCGGCGGCATCGGCTCACCGATCCGTGGCTACATCGAAGCCGGTACGCAGAAGCTCGATGGCGGCGAGACGCTCTGGTACTCGCGCAGCCGAGTGCAGAACGACGACTGGTCCCGTATGGGTCGCCAGAAGTGCGTCATGAACGCGATGCTCAAGCAGCTCAGCCCGCAGAAGGTTCTGCTCAACGTTCAGAAGATCGCCGACTCGGGCAAGGCGCTGCTCAGCACGAATATCCCGCAGCAGGACCTCGACGTGTTCATGAACCTCGCGTTGAAGGCGAAGTCGCAGAAGATGTCGACCGTTTCGCTGGTGCCGCCGCTGATCTATACGGGCAGCCCGGACTTCGACAAGGTTCGTCGCGTCATCGACAAGGCCATCGCCAAGTCCGAGGGCAAGTCGACACACAAGACAGGTCTGACGCAGGCAAAGCTGTCGCTCCCGAAGACCGACGACACCTCGAATGACCCTCGCAAGGCCAACCAGTCGGCGGACCTCGACTCCTCCTGCTGATCGACTGCGGAACCTGAGATTAGCCGTAGATCACACTCATTCATTTCAGACATGGCACCTGTGTCAGTGATAATGGATGCTTCGTCGGCCACCATTTTCGTGAGGGACCATGTCGCACCGCGCGAGTCTCCTAGGCCGCGGCTATCAGGACCGCCACCTCGATTCGCCGCGTGTCCGCTTTCGCCGAGCCCTCACGTTGTGCCTGATGACGATCATCTTTCCCGGCTCAGCGCAGTCGGCAGTCGGCAGCAGATTCGTGGGTCGGATCGCTCTGTTCGTGTGGGTTTGCCTGCTGGGCCTGGGCGGATTCCTGGCCTTCACCTACTTCACTGACCGAGCAACGTTCCTTGGCTACTTCACCAACAGCGACAAGCTGGCGATCGCCCGTATAGCCCTGGTTTCTTTGGGTGTTCTGTGGCTGATGCTGTTCGTCGACGCGTGGCGCCTCGGTTCCCCGTTCAGGTTGCCGTTCAAGCGAGCCGCGATCATCACACTCATCAACGTCGGCATCGTCGCTGGCGTTGCAGGCTCGACGGCCTATGCCTCGCAACTCATCAAGGTCTCGCGCGACACCGTCAAAACGGTCTTCACCGCAACCGAGACGACGCCTCCCCTTAAGGGGCGCTACAACATCCTGATGGTGGGCTCGGATGCCCGCAAGGATCGGATCGGCGTCCGTCCGGACTCGCTGACGATCGCAAGCATTGACGCCACCACAGGTCGTACGGTGCTCGTCTCACTGCCGCGCAATCTGCAGAACGTCCCGTTTGCGGCGGATTCGCCCATGCGCAAGGTCTACCCGTACGGCTACAACTGTGGGCCGACGTGCTTGCTCAATGCAGTGCACACGGCGGCGCAGAACCGTACCGACCTCTATCCCGACAGTGACGACCCGGGATTGGAGGCGACGATCGACGCAGTCGAGGGTGCCACCGATCTCAAGATCAACTACTACGTGATGGTCAACCTCAACGGCTTCAAGGGACTCGTCAACGCGGTCGGTGGCGTCACGATGGACGTCAAGACGCGCATCGCCATGTTCGGTCACGATGACTCCTACAAGCAGACGTACATCGAGCCGGGCGAGCAGAAGCTTGATGGGCAGCAAGCCCTTTGGTACGCGCGCAGCCGCGTCGCGTCGGACGACTTCACCCGCATGGGTCGCCAGAAGTGCCTCATGGCGGCGATGCTCGACCAGCTCAGCCCGCAGAAGGTGCTCACGAACGCGACGCAGATCGCCGCGTCCGGCAAGGAACTGTTGAGCACCAACATCCCCGAGGTCGAGCTCGGCCAGTTCGCCGACCTTGCCCTGAAGTCACGCGGCGAGAAGATCGGCGTCGTTTCGCTGGTGCCGCCAGTCGTGTCGACCGTCAACCCCAACTTCCCGGCGATCCACGCGATGATCCAGACCGCGATCAAGAAGTCAGAGAAGGCTTCCGCTGCGAATGGCGAAAAGAAGAAGAAGGACCCGACCCAGCGCGCCGCCAATACGACGGACGACCTGGCAGCAACCTGCTAGTCGAACTGCTTCGGCACTCAGCCGGTTGAGGCTTGGTACGCATCGATGACCTCAGCGGGATCGCCGTCCATCATCAAGGTGCCCTTGTTGATCCAGATGACGCGGTTGCACGTGTCGCGGATCGACTGCATCGAGTGGCTGACCAAGAAGATCGTTCCCGCGTTGTCGCGGATCTCGCGGATGCGAGCCTCGCTCCGGCGACGGAAGGCCCGGTCACCGACGGCGAGTGCCTCGTCAACGATGAGGATCTCGTGGTCTTGAACGGTCGCGATCGCAAACTTCAGGCGTGCCGTCATACCGGATGAGTAGGTGCGCATCGGGAGGTTGATGAACTCCCTCAGGCCGGCGAACTCGACGATGTCATCCAGTCGCGCTTCCATCTCGCGGCGAGTGAAGCCCAAAGCCAATCCGCCGAGGATGATGTTGCGCTCACCCGACAGGTCCTTGATCAGGGCGGCTCCAACGCCGAGCATGCTGGGTCGTGACGCGGCGTAGATGGCGCCTTGCGACGTGGGCGTCGAGCCGCTGATGGCACGCATCAGAGTCGACTTTCCGGATCCGTTGGATCCGATGACGCCGATGCTGTCGTTCTCGTAGGCCGTGAACGACACACCCTTGAGGGCGTGAACCGAACGCGTACGGCGTGAGCGCTGCATCAGCTTGCGTGAGCTGTCTGCTGCGGTGGCGCGCTTGCCGGTGGCGAGCACTTTGTATTCGACGTGGACGTCGTCCACGATCACCACGGGCTTGCGATCAGTCGGCGCGACCATAACGCTCCTCCGCAACCCAGAAGAAGACGACTCCGATGGCGAAAATGCCGAAGGCCCAAGCGGAGGTGTAGAGCCAGTAGTCCATCTTGACCTTGTATGCGTCGCCGCCGAGCAAGATGCCGCGGGCGAGCGTGAGGAATTCGTGGATCGGCTGGAAGTCGGCGAAGCGAAGGATCTTTGGGTGATCCTTGAACCGCTCTTCCACGCTGAAGAACAAGCCGCTGGTGTAGAACAGCAGCCGCGTGATGAAGGGCAGCAACTGCTTGAGGTCACGAACGTGGACCGTCAGGCGTGCCGTGATGAGCGTGAGCCCAGCATTGAAGAAGAAGAAGATCCCGACGAGCGGGATCAGCAACAGCCAGTTCACGTGCGGCTTGTTGCCGGTGAGCATGACCAGGACCAGCATGATGCCGATCGTGGGGATGAACAGCAGAAGTCGCTGAACGACGAGTGAAATGGGCAGCGTCATTCGCGGGAAGCTGAGGCTCTGCAAGAGCGCGATGTTGCCAGTGATCGACTTCGACCCGGCAGCGAACGTGGATGAGAAGAACTGGAACATGAAGACGCCAATGACCAGGAACTCAACGAAGTTGGGTGGGCGGCTGCCTGCGAGCAGCATGCCGAAGACGAGTCCGTAGACGCTGGCTTCGAGCACAGGCTGGAGAACGACCCACAGCATGCCGAGACGGTTGCGCTGGTTGTCAGCCTCAATGCGGAACTGTGCCAGCGACAGGATGAACTGGCGTCGTGCCCAGACTTCGCGAAGGTAGGCACCCAGAGGGGGCCGTGCGCCTACTCGTGGGAGACCGCCCGGTCCCACGTCATTGGCGTGCATCTGGAAATGGGTCCCTACTGTGAGTTCTCGCCGGACGATCAGACCCGACCGCGGCATCCCGAGTGTAGTGGATCGCCCTATGTGATCTGGGCTGACTCCTGCTGCGCCACGCGCGTCAGATCAGCGGGAGTGGCAGACGTCACGACGACCAGAGAGCCGCCACCGAGACAGGCCGCGACGATGAGTTGAGCATCGCGCTCCACGGTGCCGGGTTCGACAAGTACGCGTCGGCTGTCAGACGGGGTCGCCAGGAGCTGCGCGTGCGTACGCGACACGCCCCCGAAGTCGAGGGCGACTGCTGCTTCGGTCGGTGGATCGGAGGCGAAGAAATGGTCGCCGTGCCCCGGCACCTCGGCACCGAGATCCAGGAAGCCTTCGGGCTCGGAGATGAACCGGCCGCCGAGTGGGCGCAGAGACGCGGCAACACGGTGGCGCTCATCGCCCTCGAGCTCCGGCCCGCTGAGTCCGATGTCGGCCGCCGAATCCACGATCGCTGCACCGACGTTCCAGGCCGACAGAATCCAGACGAATCGCAGCCAGTGAGTCGGTATGCCGATCCGGATGCGTGACGAGCTGTCGGCATCGAGGTCGTCCACCAGGAAGTTGCTGGTCTTGGCGACCCAGTTGGCAGTGGTCGTACCGCTGAGTTCGACCCGCTCGCCCGTCGAGATGTCGTAGTACGTCAGCAGCGGTACGGAAGCGTCGGTGATTCCGGCGAGGAGCTTGTCGAGACTCATACGGACACGCGTGCGATCTGGACCACGGCTTGTGCGTTCTTCGGCACGGAACGCGGGCGACCGGGATCTGGCTGGCGAAGTCCGGCCACTCGTACGAGCTCAGTCGGGGCGGTGTCTTCGTGCTCGACGACGAGTACCGGCAGCGAGCCGCCCACCAGTTCGAGGAAGCCGGGGGTGCGGAGCACCGGGTCGATTGCCAGAGTCCGACTGGAGGGTCCGAGGACCAGAACATCGGTCTCGCCGAGTGCGTCGGCGACGGCCTTCGAGACGGTGATCTTGTCCGCGACGAGCAGGAGTTGGGTGGCTTCGTACGCCGTTGGGGTGGCGAGGTATTCGTCGACGTGGATTGCCCGAGGATCCTCGGATCCGTGCACGACCCTGAACTCTGCTCGCTCGTCACACACCGGCAGCAGTGTGAACGGAAGTGACGAACGGATGCCGACCGCGATCGTGGCGTCGGTCAGCGTGGCGCCGGTCGCAACGAGCTGCGTACGGACGAGTCGCGCGGCAACTGCCTGGTCGCTGGCACGCTGCCAGCCGGGGGTGAACTCGACCGAGTCAAGGGCGTCGGCAACGGAGTATGTCGGTGTGGGGCTGGGGGAGAGGAGCCCGTCGATATCCGGGCTCGCCTGCAGTCCGGCGGCAAGGTGTCCACGAACCGTTGGGGCAATGACGGTCAGCTCGTCACCCGAGTCGAGCTGGGAGGCGAGCTCGTGGACGAAAGAGGCACCGTCCGAGCCGGTGACGATCGTGATGCGCATACCCAAGTGTCTCGCGTCCTCGGCGAGTGTCCTCACGCGCGGTGACTTTTGACCGGCGACACGCCGTGTATTTGATGAATCTTGCGATTCCGCTTGACTTGTGAGAGTCGCAGGCTTGTAATTTCAAGTATGTCATTCGATTTGGGTCTGCCGCCGGAGCTTGATGAAGAACTCATGTGGCAAGAGCGAGCCCTCTGCGCTCAGACTGACCCCGAGGCGTTCTTCCCTGAAAAGGGCGGTTCGACGCGCGAGGCCAAGCGGGTCTGCTTGACCTGTGACGTCCGCGGTGAGTGCCTCGAGTACGCCCTTGGCCATGATGAGCGGTTCGGCATCTGGGGCGGTCTGTCCGAGCGCGAGAGGCGCAAGCTCAAGAAGCGAGCCTGACCTCCGCT from the Aeromicrobium panaciterrae genome contains:
- the fdxA gene encoding ferredoxin produces the protein MTYVIAQPCVDLKDLACVDECPVDCIYEGNRMLYIHPDECVDCGACEPVCPVEAIFYEDDTPAEWKDYYTANVDFFNDLGSPGGAAKLGKIDKDHPIIEALPPQEHDE
- the dapD gene encoding 2,3,4,5-tetrahydropyridine-2,6-dicarboxylate N-succinyltransferase, which codes for MSTANAYAYGVATLTPDGTVLDVWYPSPQLGTAPKGLTEPAELTALAGKDEIRNVVKTVVLTEIADLQAAPTDAYDAYLRLHLLSHRLVKPHGQNLDGLFGALTNVVWTSIGPCAVDGFEATRARARAAGLHVQVTSVDKFPRMTDYVVPSGVRIGDADRVRLGAHLAEGTTVMHEGFVNFNAGTLGTAMVEGRISAGVTVGNGSDVGGGASIMGTLSGGGKEVISVGENSLIGANAGIGISLGNDCVVAAGTYVTAGSKVTMPDGSTVKAAELSGQDGILFLTNSQTGAIEARPRGERTGIELNSALHAN
- a CDS encoding GNAT family N-acetyltransferase; the encoded protein is MTSDAPTVGQRVVVRHLAGGVGPSGGPALNDVVGRVLAVDEQSVTVQRRDGRTAIVALTDIVTWKAVPDRPLRRRSAAAIDAEELTRITSRGWPPIESLLLGEWELRASGRFTGRANSVAVHGSPGMPFGDATAEVEAFYAQRDQPALAQVVVGSVHEHSFAAAGWEPMEGYFGGAVVQVADLDPAYAADPEARTSDSVDDEWLSHYGRVNDPVAAREVLEGPAQVAFISIGAPTVAIGRVVATGEWAGIACVEVEPDARRQGLATRIVDTALAWAIEHGADKAYLQTMRTNEAALALYKPYGFVDHHDYIYLQPSTATSQ
- a CDS encoding 3,4-dioxygenase subunit beta; translated protein: MSHHHTDTPEEHDLGLGHDLPTLLNRRRALGLLSGAGLAAALAACGGSDSPTSTSSSSTATSSSTSATPTSSSGTVTAEVPEETGGPYPADGTNGVNVLTESGIVRSDISTSFGSSSTAAEGVPMNIEMTIFDMSGSKVTPYAGAAVYAWHCDREGRYSMYDSEIADENYLRGVQAADDSGKVVFKSIFPAAYQGRWPHIHFEVYPSLAKATSASGKLRTSQIALPEDVCKKVYATSGYEQSVSNLAGTSLDSDMVFSDGYSLQLATATGSVDKGYTIALNVAV
- a CDS encoding bile acid:sodium symporter, encoding MTSVVLVVLLVTSMLAIGANLTTESFVELTQRPASLAIAVVANVVAVPAVAAIAVSVIDFPAPVALGILVSAAASGGSSGPLLVRHAGGSLALAVSLQAMLALLALAAVPLWMLVLSSESSFDLDRAAALVAGLLVAQVVPFAVGMTLRRRNPETADRVHVVAGRIADLLLLGIILWFAVTTLSHIADLPAATLPVIVMIVVVTLAAYGLPQLQGSSERAAVSMITAVRNLTLALLVVSLSKSPDLAVTTVLTYGFVMYVGALLALAPMRRARVG
- the dapC gene encoding succinyldiaminopimelate transaminase, which encodes MTHVRLGGVSARFPDFPWDTIADAKALAESHPEGLVDLSIGTPVDDTPAVAQDALRAAANSPGYPTVFGPESLRQAAVDWLERRFEVSGLKPSQVLPTMGSKELIATLPIQLGLGAGDLVVVPELAYPTYEVGARFAGCDVIATDSTVAVGPKAPAIIFINSPGNPSGKILGIDHLRKVVEWARERGTLVVSDECYLEFAWEDTPYSVLHPSVCGGSFDGILAVHSLSKRSNLAGYRDAFVAGDQAIVTELLEVRKHLGSMVPTPIQAAMAAALGDDEHVKIQRKAYAMRRYDLRTAIEAAGFTVEHSEGSLFLWVTRGENGRKTIDWLAERGILGAPGDFYGAAGANYVRLSFMAKEERIAAAVKRLAS